The Microbacterium sp. Nx66 genome contains a region encoding:
- a CDS encoding UDP-N-acetylglucosamine--N-acetylmuramyl-(pentapeptide) pyrophosphoryl-undecaprenol N-acetylglucosamine transferase, which translates to MTSYLLAGGGTAGHVNPLLAVADALRERDPSATILVLGTAEGLESRLVPERGYELLIVDKVPFPRRPNAQAAAFPARFRRAIAQVRAHIRQHGIDIVVGFGGYASAPAYVAARRERVPFVVHEANAKPGLANVLGARAAAGVGVAFAGTPLRGSEVVGMPLRREVITLDRAARRAEAAEYFGLDADRPVLLVFGGSLGAQRLNDALADSWRDILAAGWQLLHVTGERSDLPDPGVPGYALRRYIDRMDLAFALADLIVSRSGSATVSEISALGIPALYVPYSVGNGEQRLNAGSAVAAGAAQLLDDATFDGDAVRRIVVPLLGDRDRIRRMAEAAETAGTRTGTENVVAMIDRALGAA; encoded by the coding sequence GTGACTTCGTACCTCCTCGCCGGCGGTGGCACCGCCGGCCATGTCAATCCGTTGCTCGCGGTCGCCGATGCGCTGCGTGAGCGTGACCCGTCGGCGACGATCCTCGTGCTCGGCACGGCGGAGGGCCTGGAGTCCCGTCTCGTCCCCGAGCGTGGTTACGAGCTGCTCATCGTCGACAAGGTGCCGTTCCCGCGGCGCCCGAACGCGCAGGCCGCCGCGTTCCCCGCGCGGTTCCGCCGGGCGATCGCCCAGGTGCGTGCGCACATCCGGCAGCACGGGATCGACATCGTGGTGGGCTTCGGCGGCTACGCCTCCGCACCCGCCTACGTCGCCGCGCGTCGCGAGCGCGTGCCCTTCGTCGTCCACGAGGCCAATGCGAAGCCCGGGCTGGCGAACGTGCTCGGTGCCCGTGCGGCCGCGGGTGTGGGAGTCGCGTTCGCCGGGACGCCGCTCCGCGGGAGCGAGGTGGTCGGCATGCCGCTGCGGCGCGAGGTCATCACGCTCGACCGGGCGGCTCGACGCGCCGAGGCCGCCGAGTACTTCGGGCTCGACGCCGATCGTCCTGTCCTTCTCGTCTTCGGCGGCTCGCTCGGAGCGCAGCGGTTGAACGACGCCCTGGCGGACTCCTGGCGCGACATCCTCGCCGCCGGTTGGCAGCTGCTGCATGTCACCGGGGAGCGCAGCGACCTGCCGGATCCTGGAGTGCCCGGGTACGCCCTCCGCCGGTACATCGACCGCATGGACCTCGCGTTCGCGCTGGCCGATCTCATCGTGTCGCGTTCGGGGTCGGCCACCGTGAGCGAGATCAGCGCGCTCGGGATTCCCGCGCTGTACGTGCCGTACTCGGTGGGCAACGGAGAGCAGCGGTTGAACGCAGGATCCGCCGTGGCCGCCGGTGCCGCTCAGCTCCTCGATGACGCGACCTTCGACGGCGATGCGGTCCGACGTATCGTGGTGCCGCTGCTCGGCGACCGTGACCGCATCCGGCGGATGGCGGAGGCGGCGGAGACCGCGGGCACCCGCACCGGCACCGAGAACGTCGTCGCGATGATCGACCGTGCCCTCGGTGCGGCGTGA
- the murC gene encoding UDP-N-acetylmuramate--L-alanine ligase, protein MIRPDLSLPIPDTITSAHFIGIGGSGMSGLAKMFLDAGIRVSGSDRADSDNLRALAAAGATVHVGHDAAHLGDADTVVHTGAIWPENPEFVTAKERGLHVIHRSQALHWLIGTRRLVSVAGAHGKTTSTGMIVTALRALGADPHFVNGGVIEQLGTSSATGNGDLFVIEADESDGTFLLYDTAVALITNVDPDHLDHYGSDEAFHDAFVRFADAASEAVVISSDDPGALRVLAGLSHPRILTFGQAEDADVRVSEIVTSGPVAAAVSHGGETERMQLAVPGVHNAINATGAVAVLLALGHPLRDAVRAVEGFAGTIRRLERHGEERGVTVYDDYSHHPTEVRAALEAMRSIAGSGRLIAIQQPHTYSRTQHMYQEFADVLEELADHTVMLDVYGAREDPVPGVTGELVSGAFDDPSRVHFVADWQEAADYTASVAKDGDFVVTLGCGNVYQIIPQVLESLRRTHGA, encoded by the coding sequence ATGATCAGACCCGACCTCTCCCTCCCCATCCCCGACACGATCACCTCCGCGCACTTCATCGGCATCGGTGGATCCGGGATGAGCGGACTCGCGAAGATGTTCCTCGACGCGGGCATCCGTGTCTCCGGCAGCGACCGCGCCGACAGCGACAACCTACGGGCGCTGGCCGCCGCGGGGGCGACCGTCCACGTCGGTCATGACGCCGCCCACCTCGGCGACGCCGACACGGTCGTGCACACCGGTGCCATCTGGCCGGAGAACCCCGAGTTCGTCACCGCCAAGGAGCGCGGCCTCCACGTCATCCACCGCTCTCAGGCCCTGCACTGGCTGATCGGCACCCGACGCCTCGTCTCGGTGGCCGGCGCCCACGGCAAGACCACCTCGACGGGCATGATCGTCACGGCTCTGCGCGCGCTCGGCGCCGATCCGCACTTCGTCAACGGCGGCGTGATCGAGCAGCTCGGCACCTCCAGCGCGACCGGGAACGGCGACCTGTTCGTCATCGAGGCCGACGAGTCGGACGGGACCTTCCTGCTCTACGACACCGCGGTCGCGCTCATCACGAACGTCGACCCCGATCATCTCGATCACTACGGCTCCGATGAGGCCTTCCACGACGCCTTCGTGCGCTTCGCGGACGCGGCATCCGAGGCGGTCGTCATCTCCAGCGACGACCCCGGCGCGCTCCGCGTGCTGGCCGGGTTGTCGCACCCGCGCATCCTCACGTTCGGGCAGGCCGAGGACGCCGACGTCCGCGTCAGCGAGATCGTCACCTCGGGCCCCGTCGCCGCCGCCGTCTCGCACGGCGGCGAGACCGAGCGCATGCAGCTCGCGGTCCCCGGCGTGCACAACGCGATCAACGCGACCGGCGCCGTCGCCGTCCTCCTCGCGCTCGGCCACCCGCTCCGCGACGCCGTACGTGCCGTCGAGGGCTTCGCGGGGACGATCCGTCGTCTCGAGCGCCACGGCGAGGAGCGCGGGGTCACCGTCTACGACGACTACTCGCACCACCCGACCGAGGTGCGTGCGGCGCTCGAGGCCATGCGCAGCATCGCCGGGTCCGGCCGGCTGATCGCCATCCAGCAGCCGCACACGTATTCGCGGACGCAGCACATGTACCAGGAGTTCGCAGACGTCCTGGAGGAGCTCGCCGACCACACCGTGATGCTGGACGTCTACGGTGCCAGGGAGGACCCGGTGCCCGGCGTGACCGGCGAGCTGGTGAGCGGGGCGTTCGACGACCCGTCCCGAGTGCACTTCGTCGCCGACTGGCAGGAAGCGGCCGACTACACGGCGTCTGTCGCGAAGGACGGCGACTTCGTCGTGACTCTCGGCTGCGGCAACGTCTACCAGATCATCCCGCAGGTGCTGGAGTCGCTGCGCCGGACCCACGGGGCGTAG
- the ftsW gene encoding putative lipid II flippase FtsW, translating to MTQVARPPRSESGGLAARVSLGRRFTPVSTEFLLIASTALLLTIFGLVMVLSATSATAVAKAQNPLDGALRQGVFALLGIPMMFLISRFPVAFLKRMAWPALFGAIALQLLVFTPLGIADGGNRNWIQVAGFQMQPSEFLKLALALWIAAVLLRKQTMLGTWHHVFIPVIPVGALAIGTVLAGKDLGTAMVMVLILLGCLFFSGVKLRLFIIPMILGVVAVLAYALSSEDRMRRITATCDDMALYYTDCYQSIHGIWGMASGGIFGLGLGNSQEKYGWLPAAGNDFIFAIVGEELGLIGCIVVLALFTFFTVGAFHVIRKTSDPFIRVAAGGITVWIVGQAVLNVGVVIGVFPVMGVPLPFMSQGGTALFAVLVACGVLLAFARTIPVAEKQSAERGRVAR from the coding sequence ATGACGCAGGTGGCTCGCCCTCCGCGGTCTGAGTCGGGTGGCCTCGCCGCGCGGGTCTCGCTCGGACGCCGGTTCACCCCGGTGTCGACCGAGTTCCTGCTGATCGCGTCGACCGCCCTGCTCCTGACGATCTTCGGTCTCGTGATGGTGCTGTCCGCGACGAGCGCGACGGCGGTGGCCAAGGCGCAGAACCCGTTGGACGGCGCTCTCCGGCAAGGTGTGTTCGCCCTGCTCGGTATCCCGATGATGTTCCTCATCAGCCGCTTCCCTGTGGCGTTCCTCAAGCGAATGGCCTGGCCGGCGCTGTTCGGAGCCATCGCCCTCCAGCTCCTCGTGTTCACACCGCTCGGCATCGCCGACGGCGGAAACCGGAACTGGATCCAGGTGGCGGGTTTCCAGATGCAGCCGTCCGAGTTCCTCAAGCTGGCCCTCGCCCTGTGGATCGCCGCGGTCCTGCTGCGCAAGCAGACCATGCTCGGGACCTGGCATCACGTCTTCATCCCCGTGATCCCGGTCGGGGCGCTGGCCATCGGCACCGTCCTCGCCGGCAAGGACCTCGGGACCGCGATGGTGATGGTCCTCATCCTGCTCGGCTGTCTCTTCTTCTCGGGCGTGAAGCTGCGCCTCTTCATCATCCCGATGATCCTGGGCGTGGTCGCGGTGCTCGCCTACGCGCTCTCCAGCGAGGACCGCATGCGTCGCATCACCGCGACGTGCGATGACATGGCGCTGTACTACACCGACTGCTACCAGTCGATCCATGGCATCTGGGGCATGGCCTCCGGCGGGATCTTCGGACTCGGCCTCGGCAACTCCCAGGAGAAGTACGGCTGGCTCCCCGCCGCGGGCAACGACTTCATCTTCGCGATCGTCGGCGAGGAGCTCGGGCTGATCGGCTGCATCGTCGTCCTCGCCCTGTTCACGTTCTTCACGGTCGGTGCGTTCCATGTGATCCGTAAGACGTCGGATCCCTTCATCCGCGTCGCCGCGGGTGGGATCACGGTCTGGATCGTCGGTCAGGCCGTCCTGAACGTCGGCGTCGTCATCGGCGTGTTCCCGGTGATGGGTGTGCCCCTGCCGTTCATGTCCCAGGGGGGAACGGCACTCTTCGCCGTGCTCGTCGCCTGCGGCGTCCTGCTGGCCTTCGCGCGGACCATCCCGGTCGCCGAGAAGCAGTCAGCCGAGCGGGGTAGGGTCGCGAGGTGA
- the murD gene encoding UDP-N-acetylmuramoyl-L-alanine--D-glutamate ligase, whose protein sequence is MSAERLAGLTSWHADWSGLRVAVLGLSMTGFSVADTLAELGADVLVLSESAEEEYARLLPVIGARLELGPLDAVPEALRAFGPEVVIASPGFAPAHPVIRWVQDEGIALWGDVELAWRVRDKVLRADGTPADWVLITGTNGKTTTTQLTATLLVAGGLRAAPCGNIGVPVLDAVRDPAGFDVLVVELSSHQLWYLGLSRSEGELFPHAAVCLNLADDHLVWHGSAQAYRDAKALVYRNTRVACVYNKADEATRRMVEEADVVEGARAIGFDLGIPGPSDLGVVEGLLVDRAFLDDRARSALELTTVADLEAAGLSAPHIVQNILAASALARSLGVEPEAIHGALQTFRLDAHRIEVVARHAGITWVDDSKATNPHAAASSLRAYPGAVWVVGGDLKGVDIADLVADAGSTARAAVVIGADRTAVVAAFERHAPTVPVFEVEAGDTGQVMNRVVEIAAGIVDGEGTVLLAPAAASFDQFSSYADRGHRFAEAVREWIDRGSADDAGGSPSAV, encoded by the coding sequence GTGTCGGCTGAGCGTCTGGCCGGGCTGACGAGCTGGCACGCAGACTGGAGCGGCCTGCGCGTCGCCGTCCTCGGCCTCTCCATGACCGGCTTCTCCGTGGCCGACACCCTCGCCGAGCTCGGTGCCGACGTCCTCGTGCTCAGCGAGTCCGCGGAGGAGGAGTACGCCCGCCTGCTCCCCGTCATCGGTGCCCGGTTGGAGCTCGGTCCGCTGGACGCCGTGCCCGAGGCGCTGAGGGCGTTCGGGCCCGAGGTCGTCATCGCGTCCCCTGGCTTCGCCCCGGCGCACCCGGTCATCCGTTGGGTTCAGGACGAGGGCATCGCGCTCTGGGGTGACGTCGAGCTCGCCTGGCGGGTGCGCGACAAGGTCCTCCGCGCGGACGGCACGCCGGCGGACTGGGTGCTCATCACCGGGACCAACGGCAAGACGACGACGACCCAGCTCACGGCGACGCTGCTCGTCGCCGGTGGCCTGCGCGCCGCGCCGTGCGGCAACATCGGCGTCCCCGTGCTCGACGCGGTCCGCGACCCCGCCGGCTTCGACGTGCTCGTCGTCGAGCTCTCCAGCCACCAGCTCTGGTACCTCGGACTGTCGCGTTCGGAGGGGGAGCTGTTCCCGCACGCCGCAGTCTGCCTGAACCTCGCCGACGATCATCTCGTCTGGCATGGCAGCGCTCAGGCTTACCGGGACGCGAAGGCGCTGGTGTACCGCAACACGCGGGTCGCCTGCGTCTACAACAAGGCCGACGAGGCGACGCGCCGGATGGTCGAGGAGGCCGACGTCGTCGAGGGCGCCCGCGCCATCGGCTTCGATCTCGGCATCCCCGGCCCGAGCGATCTCGGCGTCGTGGAGGGGCTGCTCGTCGACCGGGCGTTCCTCGACGATCGAGCCCGCAGCGCCCTGGAACTGACCACGGTCGCCGACCTGGAGGCCGCAGGGCTGTCGGCACCGCACATCGTTCAGAACATCCTGGCCGCCAGTGCCCTCGCCCGTTCTCTCGGGGTCGAGCCCGAGGCCATCCACGGGGCGCTGCAGACCTTCCGCCTGGACGCGCACCGCATCGAGGTGGTCGCGCGCCACGCCGGCATCACCTGGGTCGACGACTCCAAGGCGACGAACCCGCACGCGGCCGCGTCGTCACTGCGCGCGTACCCCGGTGCGGTGTGGGTCGTCGGCGGTGATCTCAAGGGCGTCGACATCGCCGATCTCGTCGCGGACGCGGGCTCCACCGCGCGCGCGGCGGTCGTCATCGGAGCGGACCGCACAGCCGTCGTCGCGGCATTCGAGCGACACGCGCCGACGGTGCCGGTCTTCGAGGTCGAAGCTGGCGACACTGGACAGGTCATGAACCGCGTCGTGGAGATCGCGGCGGGGATCGTCGACGGGGAGGGCACTGTGCTCCTCGCTCCCGCCGCCGCGTCCTTCGACCAGTTCTCCAGCTATGCGGATCGCGGCCACCGCTTCGCCGAAGCGGTGCGGGAGTGGATCGATCGGGGGAGCGCCGATGACGCAGGTGGCTCGCCCTCCGCGGTCTGA
- the mraY gene encoding phospho-N-acetylmuramoyl-pentapeptide-transferase — MRSLIMAAAISLAFTLFLTPVFLRLFRKWGWGQVIRTPEAAGNPSHEAKRGTPTMGGVIFILGSIVGYFTGVLVSGETPALSAILVIWLMVGFGVVGFIDDYMKVRSQRSLGLSGWRKVIGQLIVVIPFGIVALNFPNKWGQTPASASISLFRDITWLNLFAFGVILGWILYLAWISIIGVATSNSVNLTDGLDGLAAGAGVIVVGAYSLIAFWQFKQPCIGGDPGSLGGCYEVRDPFNLAIISASFAASLIGFLWWNAPKAKVFMGDVGSMAIGGVITAMAVMTRTELLLLIIAGVFVLASGSVILQRAYFKITRGKRLFLMSPFHHHLEMRGWSEVTIVVRMWIIAGLLAVSAVGLFYVEWLTRVG; from the coding sequence CTCCGGCTCTTCCGCAAGTGGGGCTGGGGGCAGGTCATCCGTACCCCGGAGGCTGCGGGCAACCCGAGCCACGAGGCGAAGCGCGGCACCCCGACCATGGGTGGTGTCATCTTCATCCTCGGCTCGATCGTGGGCTACTTCACCGGGGTCCTCGTCAGCGGCGAGACGCCGGCGCTGTCCGCCATCCTGGTGATCTGGCTCATGGTCGGCTTCGGTGTGGTCGGATTCATCGACGACTACATGAAGGTGCGCAGCCAGCGCAGCCTCGGGCTGTCGGGGTGGCGGAAGGTGATCGGTCAGCTCATCGTCGTGATCCCCTTCGGCATCGTGGCACTGAACTTCCCGAACAAGTGGGGGCAGACGCCGGCCAGTGCGTCGATCTCCCTCTTCCGGGACATCACCTGGCTGAACCTCTTCGCGTTCGGCGTCATCCTGGGCTGGATCCTCTACCTCGCCTGGATCTCGATCATCGGGGTCGCGACCTCCAACAGCGTCAACCTCACCGACGGCCTCGACGGCCTCGCCGCCGGCGCGGGCGTGATCGTCGTCGGCGCCTACAGCCTCATCGCGTTCTGGCAGTTCAAGCAGCCCTGCATCGGCGGTGATCCGGGCTCGCTCGGCGGCTGTTACGAGGTGCGCGACCCGTTCAACCTCGCCATCATCTCGGCCTCTTTCGCCGCCAGTCTCATCGGGTTCCTGTGGTGGAACGCGCCCAAGGCGAAGGTGTTCATGGGAGACGTAGGCTCGATGGCCATCGGTGGCGTCATCACCGCGATGGCGGTCATGACCCGCACCGAACTGCTGCTCCTCATCATCGCCGGCGTCTTCGTGCTCGCCTCCGGATCCGTGATCCTGCAGCGCGCCTACTTCAAGATCACCCGCGGCAAGCGGCTGTTCCTGATGAGCCCGTTCCACCACCACCTCGAGATGCGGGGCTGGTCGGAGGTCACCATCGTGGTGCGCATGTGGATCATCGCGGGTCTTCTCGCGGTGTCGGCCGTCGGGCTCTTCTACGTCGAATGGCTGACCCGTGTCGGCTGA
- a CDS encoding FtsQ-type POTRA domain-containing protein encodes MRRPPPLPSAPDTPGETDVASERILRRRPAPQAAPDEGAVAAPVEPDDAETEEEAGPRSSMDVWRAARARRKALRAEIRRFTHRSRRRRIVWLSAVGAVVLLIGGSVAAAYSPLFAVQRITVTGTTTIDPAVIEGALADQLGTPLALVDTSEVKAALLTFPLIETYALEARPPHDLTVRIVERTPIGVVESGAGFTLVDAAGVALSTTAERPAGQPLVEVEGGMDSPAFRSAGLVVRALPADIRSALTGVRASTADDVTLTLDSGLTVVWGSQEDSGLKALALSAALVKNPDASSIDVTSPDVAVVG; translated from the coding sequence ATGCGCCGGCCGCCCCCGCTCCCGAGCGCTCCGGACACTCCGGGGGAGACGGACGTCGCCTCCGAGCGGATCCTCCGCCGGCGTCCCGCGCCTCAGGCGGCTCCGGACGAGGGTGCCGTCGCCGCGCCCGTCGAGCCCGACGACGCGGAGACGGAGGAGGAAGCGGGCCCTCGTTCCTCGATGGACGTCTGGCGCGCGGCACGCGCCCGCCGCAAGGCGCTCAGGGCGGAGATCCGTCGGTTCACCCACCGATCGCGGCGGCGCCGCATCGTCTGGCTGAGCGCTGTGGGGGCCGTCGTGCTGCTGATCGGGGGGAGTGTCGCTGCCGCTTACAGCCCGCTCTTCGCCGTGCAGCGCATCACGGTCACCGGCACCACGACGATCGATCCCGCGGTGATCGAGGGGGCCCTGGCGGATCAGCTCGGGACGCCCCTCGCCCTGGTCGACACGAGCGAGGTCAAGGCGGCGCTGCTGACGTTCCCGCTCATCGAGACCTATGCCCTGGAGGCTCGACCGCCGCACGATCTGACCGTGCGCATCGTGGAGCGCACGCCGATCGGGGTCGTCGAGTCGGGTGCCGGCTTCACTCTCGTGGATGCCGCAGGTGTCGCCCTCTCGACGACGGCGGAACGCCCGGCAGGGCAGCCGCTGGTGGAGGTCGAGGGGGGAATGGACTCGCCGGCGTTCCGCAGCGCGGGACTCGTGGTCCGCGCTCTCCCTGCCGACATCCGCAGTGCGCTGACCGGCGTCCGCGCCTCGACGGCGGACGACGTGACCTTGACCCTCGACTCGGGCCTCACGGTCGTGTGGGGGAGCCAGGAGGACTCCGGGTTGAAGGCGCTCGCGCTCTCCGCCGCGCTCGTGAAGAACCCCGACGCCTCGTCGATCGACGTCACCTCACCCGACGTCGCGGTGGTCGGCTGA